The genome window TAATAGTAGTAATTTGGTTTCATCTTTAAATGAGCAATCAGAAGAAATTAAAAATATCATTCAAACTATTAGTGATATTGCAGATCAAACCAATTTACTTGCATTAAATGCTGCTATAGAAGCTGCTAGAGCAGGAGAACATGGCAGGGGCTTTGCTGTGGTTGCAGATGAAGTTAGAAATCTAGCTGAAAGAACTGGACATTCAGTTAGTGAAATCACCACTACAATTAATTCAATCAGAAATGTAACCGCTGAAGTAGTACAAAGCATTAAAGATGGATTAAGCGGAGTAAATCAAAGCGTAGATTTAGCTAAAGAAGCTAGAGAATGCATGGAAAAAATTAGAAATAGCTCTGCTCAAGTAGCCCAAGCTATGCAAAATAAATAAAAGTTTTTAGCTTAAACGCTAAAAACTTTTCCGCCGATAAAACTTTTTTCTACTCTACCTTGCAAAATATCATTTTGATACAAACCTTCACCCTTAAAGGAAACACTTTCATCAAATACAACTAAATCTGCATCATATCCTACTGCTATCTTACCTTTATTTAAACCTAAAAATTGTGCTTGATGATAGCTTGCTAGATCACAAAGCTCTTTCCATGATAAAATATTTGTCCTTACCAAATAACTATAACACAAACTCATATATACAGCTATAGCGTCCACTCCAAAATCTGCTTCATCAAACGCCAAATCTTTTTTAGTTCTAGGAGTATGCAATGAAGTTAAAAAGGTAATTTTTCCATCTTGAAGCATTTTTATAAGACATGAAAGTTCATTTTTCGATCTTAAAGGTGGTAAAATTTTTGCTTGTGTATTAAAACACTCGCTTGCGTTTTCATCTTTAGCTAAATGATGAATGGAAATTTCACTTTGATGATCTTTCAAAAGCTCAAAAGATTTCACAACACCTAATGCACTAAAACAAGCATTGTTTTGATAAAAATCTACCAATTCTTTCATTTTTGCAACTTCACTTGTTTCGGCTATATCACTAATCCCTATTAATCCAAGCTCAAAACTCATTTGGCTATCATTCATTACACCATGATCATCAAAATTTTCGTCAAAGCATTTTAAAAAAACCGGCACTTCTTTCATATGCGCATACTGCATGCTTTGTCTTAAAAAATTTGCTCCTAATGTACTTGAAACCTCCAAAGCCTTTGCGCCCATATCAACCAAGGTAGCAATATTTTTCATTTTAGCTTCTTTATCTAACACATTAACACTAGGTAAGATATTTACATCGAGTGATTGCAATTTGTCAAAATAAAGTGCATATCCTTGAAGATTTGCTTCCATACTATCTTTTAAAACAATAGTCCCAACTCCGCCTTTTAAACATGCTTTTTCTAATTCATATAGTTTTGTAATACTGAATTCATTATCAAGCAAGGCAACATTTAAATCAATCAAAGAAGGCAAAAGTGTTTTACCTTCAGCATCGATCATTTGCTCATCGCCATTCAAATTTTGTTCAATTTGAGTGATTTTGCCATTTTCTATTTTAAGATCCAATTCTTGTTCGCCGTATATTTTTGCATTTTTGATAATCATTGTGCTTCCTCCTTAGATGCCATTAGGTCTTTTAAAGACTCCCAAGCATTTTTACCTTCTAGCATTAAAACCACCTCATTGACAATTGGAGTATAAATTTGGTGTTGCTTAGCTAAAGAATGAATTGCATAAGCAGTTTGTACTCCTTCAGCTACCTCACCAAGTTCTTTTAAAATCAAATCAATTGTTTTGTTTTTAGCTAAATTAAACCCTACTCTGTAATTTCTTGATAAATTACTTGAAGCAGTTAAAAACAAATCTCCTGCACCACTAAGCCCTAAAAATGTTTCTTCTTTAGCATTAAAAAACTGTCCAAAACGGTGCATTTCTACCAAACCTCTTGACACCAAAGAAGCTCTTGCGTTATTGCCCAAATTTAAGCCATCACAAACTCCGCTTGCAATTGCTAAAACATTTTTATAAGCTCCACAAATTTCAGCACCTTTGACATCAAAACTTGTATAGGTTTTAATATAAGCTGGAAAAAAGCTTGCAAACTGATTACAAAGCTCTTGATTTTTACCACTAAGCACTAAAGCACAAGGTTTTTTTTCTAAAACTTCACTCGCAAATGATGGCCCACTTAAAAAACAAAGCCTATCACTACCCACAAATTCAGAAAAAACCTCATCCATAAATTTTAAGCTTTTACAGTCAATACCCTTAGAAGCAACTAGAATTTTTTGACCTAAATCCTGAAAGTGATTTTTTAGCCACTCATGTATTCCTTGTGCATATAAAGCAAAAACCAAACACTCACTCTCCATGGCCTTTTGCGTGTTGACAAAATAAGGAAGATTCTTCTCATGAAATGAAGTAATCACACATTCATTTTTAACACTCAATGCATCATATAAAGCACTTCCCCATTTTCCTGCGCCAACAACTGCTATTTTCATTTTAACCAAGTTTTACTTTTAAGATTTCATTCACTTTAGCAGGGTTAAATGCACCCTTACCTGCTTTCATCGCCTGACCAACAAAGAAGCCAAAAAGTTTATCTTTACCACTTTTATACTCAGCGACCTTATCTTCATTACTTGCTAAAATTTCATCAATGATCTTTTCAATCGCACCATCATCACTCACTTGTTTTAAACCAAGCTTGTCAATAGCTTCATCGATTTCAACTTCTGTATTTTCAAACACATAAGCTAAGATATCTTTACCCGCTTTAGCACTGATTACACCCTCTTCTATACGCTTGATCAAAATAGCTAATTTTTCTTGTTTTATAGGCGAGTTTTCTATAGTCAATTCGCCTTTTAAAAGCCCCATTAGTTCAGTTGTAAGCCAAGTAACACATAATTTTGGATTTAATTTTTGATCAATTAAATACTCAAAATATCTACAAAGCTCCAACGAAGATACAATCACTTCACTATCACTTTCTTTAATACCTAATTCACTTGTAAATCTAGCTTTTTTTTCATCAGGAAGTTCTGGTATATCTTGATTTAACATGTCATCTTCTAAGATAACTGGCAAAAGATCAGGATCAGGGAAATATCTATACTCTGCTGAATCTTCTTTACCTCTCATGCTTCTAGTTACTAAATTAACCGTATCAAATAATCTTGTTTCCTGTACAACCTCTTGTTCATATTTTCCATCCTCCCACGCTTCACTTTGGCGTTTTACTTCATATTCAATTGCTTTTTGGATAAAACGGAAGGAATTTAAATTTTTAATTTCAACTCTAGTGTAAAGTTTATCATCTCCTTTTGGACGAATACTTACATTTGCATCACATCGAAAACTACCCTCTTGCATATTTGCATCTGAAATATCTAAAAATCTTATAATAGAATGTAGTTTTTTTAAGTAAGCCACCGCCTCATCAGAACTTCTAAGTTCAGGCTCACTAACAATTTCAAGCAAAGGTGTTCCCGCTCTATTTAAATCAACTTTTGAAAAATTATTCTCGTGTATATTTTTTCCCGCATCTTCTTCTAAATGCGCTCTTGTGATACCTATGCGCTTATTTTCTCCATTTACATTGATCAATAACTCACCATTTTCCACTATAGGTATGTCAAATTGTGAAATTTGATAAGCTTTTGGCAAGTCAGGATAAAAATAATTTTTTCTATTAAAAATACTTTTTTTGTTGATTGTTGCATTAACTGCTTTGCCAAATGCAATAGCCTTTTTTACTGCTTCTTGATTTAACACAGGCAAAGCACCTGGTAAAGCTAAACATGTCGGACATACATTTGTATTTGATTTTTCTCCAAAAGAAGTTGCACATGAGCAAAAGATTTTTGTTTTTGTATTTAATTGTGCATGAACTTCAAGTCCTATAACAACTTCAAACATTAAATTTTTCCTTAATTTTTTTATTTATTTTAGCGTTTTTTATTTCAAAAAGAGTTTAAAAAAGAATAAAAGAAGTATACAAAAAATGAAAAAGCAAAATTATTTTGCTTTTTCATATATTAATGATGTTCATCAACTACAGTGGCGCCCGCAAGATAAACGTAAGTTAAAATCATAAAAATAAATGATTGCAAAAATGCCATAAAAGTAAGCAACATGTAAGCTGGCAATGGCGCAACCCAAGGTACAAGAGCTAAAATAACTGCTAAGAATAAATCATCTCCTTTGATATTACCAAACAAACGGAATGATAATGAAATAACTCTTGAAAAGTGGGAAACAACCTCAATAGGAAACATTAAAGGTGCTAAAATTTTTACAGGCCCCATAAAGTGAGCAAAATATTTAAAAAATCCTTGCGCTCTAATTCCTTCAAAGTGATAATACACAAATACAATAATCGCCAAAGAAGCACTAAAATTCAAACTAGCACTTGGAGCTTCAAAACCTGGTATAATCCCGATGATATTGCTAAAAAATACGATAAAACCTATGGTTGCAACTAATGGCAAATACTTTCTCGCAGCTTCATCGCTACCCATGGTGTCTCTACCCATACTTAAAATACCTTCCATATAGGCTTCAGCTAAATTTTGACTTCCTCTTGGAACAATTTGCATAGATCTTGTAGCAAGTTTTGCTAAAACCAAAGAAATCACAACTACTATAGCCAAATGAAAAAAGTAAGCAAAAGTGTGACTAGAATCTATAAAAGAACTAAATAAAAATAAATCCTTCATTAAAAATCCTTAGCAGAATAATTATTTCAAAGCTAATATTATAAAAAAAAATTGCTTATATTTTAATGAAAATTCATTTTATTCGCACAAAAATATCCACCCAAAATCGCACCCGTAAAACCGCCTCCAGGAAAAATAAAAGAATTTGCAAAATACAAATTTTCTATGCTTTTACTTTTATAATGCAGTCTATTTTTAGCACCTTCTTGATCTTGCGAAAAACCATAAATCGTGCCTTTATAAGCTTTAGTATATCTTTGTATAGTTTTTGGAGTAGCTAATTCTTTGTGGATTAGATGCGAACTTAAATTTGGAAAAATTTCATCTAATCTTTGAATAATAGAATTCAACACCTCTTCTTTTTTATTTTTATAAGTTTCTTTATCAA of Campylobacter sp. 2014D-0216 contains these proteins:
- a CDS encoding NAD(P)H-dependent glycerol-3-phosphate dehydrogenase, which gives rise to MKIAVVGAGKWGSALYDALSVKNECVITSFHEKNLPYFVNTQKAMESECLVFALYAQGIHEWLKNHFQDLGQKILVASKGIDCKSLKFMDEVFSEFVGSDRLCFLSGPSFASEVLEKKPCALVLSGKNQELCNQFASFFPAYIKTYTSFDVKGAEICGAYKNVLAIASGVCDGLNLGNNARASLVSRGLVEMHRFGQFFNAKEETFLGLSGAGDLFLTASSNLSRNYRVGFNLAKNKTIDLILKELGEVAEGVQTAYAIHSLAKQHQIYTPIVNEVVLMLEGKNAWESLKDLMASKEEAQ
- the gatB gene encoding Asp-tRNA(Asn)/Glu-tRNA(Gln) amidotransferase subunit GatB, which codes for MFEVVIGLEVHAQLNTKTKIFCSCATSFGEKSNTNVCPTCLALPGALPVLNQEAVKKAIAFGKAVNATINKKSIFNRKNYFYPDLPKAYQISQFDIPIVENGELLINVNGENKRIGITRAHLEEDAGKNIHENNFSKVDLNRAGTPLLEIVSEPELRSSDEAVAYLKKLHSIIRFLDISDANMQEGSFRCDANVSIRPKGDDKLYTRVEIKNLNSFRFIQKAIEYEVKRQSEAWEDGKYEQEVVQETRLFDTVNLVTRSMRGKEDSAEYRYFPDPDLLPVILEDDMLNQDIPELPDEKKARFTSELGIKESDSEVIVSSLELCRYFEYLIDQKLNPKLCVTWLTTELMGLLKGELTIENSPIKQEKLAILIKRIEEGVISAKAGKDILAYVFENTEVEIDEAIDKLGLKQVSDDGAIEKIIDEILASNEDKVAEYKSGKDKLFGFFVGQAMKAGKGAFNPAKVNEILKVKLG
- a CDS encoding metal-dependent hydrolase, coding for MIIKNAKIYGEQELDLKIENGKITQIEQNLNGDEQMIDAEGKTLLPSLIDLNVALLDNEFSITKLYELEKACLKGGVGTIVLKDSMEANLQGYALYFDKLQSLDVNILPSVNVLDKEAKMKNIATLVDMGAKALEVSSTLGANFLRQSMQYAHMKEVPVFLKCFDENFDDHGVMNDSQMSFELGLIGISDIAETSEVAKMKELVDFYQNNACFSALGVVKSFELLKDHQSEISIHHLAKDENASECFNTQAKILPPLRSKNELSCLIKMLQDGKITFLTSLHTPRTKKDLAFDEADFGVDAIAVYMSLCYSYLVRTNILSWKELCDLASYHQAQFLGLNKGKIAVGYDADLVVFDESVSFKGEGLYQNDILQGRVEKSFIGGKVFSV
- a CDS encoding F0F1 ATP synthase subunit A encodes the protein MKDLFLFSSFIDSSHTFAYFFHLAIVVVISLVLAKLATRSMQIVPRGSQNLAEAYMEGILSMGRDTMGSDEAARKYLPLVATIGFIVFFSNIIGIIPGFEAPSASLNFSASLAIIVFVYYHFEGIRAQGFFKYFAHFMGPVKILAPLMFPIEVVSHFSRVISLSFRLFGNIKGDDLFLAVILALVPWVAPLPAYMLLTFMAFLQSFIFMILTYVYLAGATVVDEHH